One genomic window of Geodermatophilus sp. DSM 44513 includes the following:
- a CDS encoding adenylyltransferase/cytidyltransferase family protein, giving the protein MTVVGYAPGAYDLFHIGHLNVLRLAAEHCDRLIAGVVSDEVLLLTKGRLPVVPLAERMEIVRNLRFVDEVHAETVPEKIDTWRQVGFDVIFKGDDWRGTPKGDRLERDLGAVGVRVHYFPYTMHTSSTQLRRALDALDGHAARRGALTS; this is encoded by the coding sequence ATGACGGTGGTCGGTTACGCGCCAGGGGCCTACGACCTGTTCCACATCGGGCACCTCAACGTGCTCAGGCTCGCGGCCGAGCACTGCGACCGGCTGATCGCCGGGGTGGTCTCCGACGAGGTGCTGCTGCTGACCAAGGGACGGCTCCCGGTCGTGCCGCTCGCCGAGCGGATGGAGATCGTCCGCAACCTGCGCTTCGTCGACGAGGTGCACGCCGAGACGGTGCCGGAGAAGATCGACACCTGGCGCCAGGTCGGCTTCGACGTCATCTTCAAGGGCGACGACTGGCGGGGCACCCCCAAGGGCGACCGGCTGGAGCGCGACCTCGGCGCCGTCGGCGTCCGGGTGCACTACTTCCCGTACACGATGCACACCTCCAGCACCCAGCTGCGCCGGGCGCTGGACGCGCTGGACGGTCACGCCGCGCGCCGCGGGGCGCTGACGTCCTAG
- a CDS encoding Wzz/FepE/Etk N-terminal domain-containing protein gives MELRDYVSVLRRHWAVWVGSTLLGLAAAVLLTVLTPPTYEATAHVFVTSTAEGTSGSQFVNQRVRSYPDVARSASVLQPVTEELGLTRPLNELRESVTASNPVDTSQVDITVTSGSAQEAADVANAVAVRFGEVVEDLESPGTQPSPVSLTVTDPAIVPPAPVAPSPLLLVPLGLVVGLGLGLALAIARGRTAVTLAGADDVRSSWPAADGGAALPVLHSSSGRRSAVQPATLLARRLELLAEDGPTRVALLTPAGGSRRTLHRFGRGVAQALRAWDLPTSVVDGPAEPAPTADGARVRVRLEVWPSSVPLQRWRDAAESGQVVVVVVESGRVHDAELQELATVLASVGLDPVAVVVGQRRALTARGRVTGRPAPTPPGARTVAPSPDGPEASRRGPTPPGRVELPTGTVTTR, from the coding sequence ATGGAGCTGCGCGACTACGTGTCCGTGCTGCGCCGGCACTGGGCGGTGTGGGTCGGTTCGACCCTCCTCGGCCTGGCCGCCGCCGTCCTGCTGACCGTCCTGACGCCGCCCACGTACGAGGCCACCGCGCACGTGTTCGTCACCAGCACCGCGGAGGGGACCAGCGGCTCGCAGTTCGTCAACCAGCGGGTGCGCAGCTATCCCGACGTGGCACGCAGCGCCTCGGTGCTGCAGCCGGTCACCGAGGAGCTCGGCCTCACCCGGCCGCTGAACGAGCTGCGGGAGTCGGTGACGGCCAGCAACCCGGTGGACACCTCGCAGGTCGACATCACCGTCACCTCCGGGTCGGCGCAGGAGGCGGCGGACGTGGCCAACGCCGTCGCCGTCCGCTTCGGCGAGGTGGTGGAGGACCTGGAGTCCCCGGGCACGCAGCCCTCCCCGGTGAGCCTGACGGTGACCGATCCGGCCATCGTCCCGCCGGCACCCGTGGCACCGTCCCCGCTGCTGCTCGTCCCCCTCGGCCTGGTCGTCGGCCTGGGTCTCGGACTGGCCCTGGCCATCGCCCGCGGCCGGACGGCCGTCACCCTGGCCGGCGCGGACGACGTCCGCTCGTCCTGGCCGGCCGCGGACGGCGGTGCAGCACTGCCGGTGCTCCACTCCTCGTCCGGCCGCCGGTCGGCCGTCCAGCCGGCGACCCTGCTGGCCCGGCGCCTGGAGCTGCTCGCCGAGGACGGCCCGACGCGCGTCGCGCTCCTCACCCCGGCCGGCGGCTCGCGGCGCACGCTGCACCGGTTCGGGAGGGGCGTCGCCCAGGCCCTCCGGGCGTGGGACCTGCCGACCTCGGTCGTCGACGGCCCGGCCGAGCCCGCGCCCACCGCAGACGGCGCGCGGGTCCGCGTGCGCCTGGAGGTGTGGCCGTCCTCCGTGCCGCTCCAGCGGTGGCGGGACGCGGCCGAGAGCGGGCAGGTCGTCGTCGTCGTGGTCGAGTCGGGCAGGGTGCACGACGCCGAGCTGCAGGAGCTGGCCACCGTCCTGGCCTCGGTGGGCCTCGACCCGGTCGCGGTGGTCGTCGGCCAGCGCCGGGCGCTGACCGCCCGCGGCCGGGTCACCGGCCGCCCGGCGCCCACCCCGCCGGGGGCGCGCACCGTGGCACCGTCGCCGGACGGACCCGAGGCGTCGCGGCGGGGCCCGACCCCGCCGGGACGGGTCGAGCTCCCGACCGGGACCGTCACCACGCGCTGA
- a CDS encoding O-antigen ligase, giving the protein MTVPRVRTGLVSLLLVVTTVVWRRGDIFSGSLDPVVVSKGALSVLALGLAWLMVASRRSSSRRLGTGTLWVLVVLLTASLLGALGHGTLVATGVIVVRLVILTATVVLVLRVVPALQFLASIVWACAVVAAVAAVTGLPSSSGGRLFGGVPPLNPNELALLAGIVLLWTAWRTVLGEARWRNALVAGASLGVLWLTESRTALLTVLAGVAVMALQLRRARVGLVVGALVVGALGSLGAVLTGAVAGFLSRDGAGTSTLESRFIAWSAARSWAESAWQWAFGGGLSVKLIPVEGQWWNEQLLDSSWVSALVQAGLVGLGTCVGWALWVLRGVLRAPREHRVLFSGLVVFLLGRSVLESGLFDATPAFLCFIAVSLLVEGGSRSRVHAEAAAIPGHGVGLLVPPVAGPTRTPAPAH; this is encoded by the coding sequence GTGACCGTGCCGAGGGTCCGGACCGGCCTGGTCAGCCTGCTCCTGGTGGTCACCACCGTGGTGTGGCGCCGCGGCGACATCTTCTCCGGCTCCCTGGACCCGGTCGTGGTCAGCAAGGGCGCCCTGAGCGTGCTGGCCCTGGGCCTGGCCTGGCTGATGGTGGCCTCCCGGCGCTCGTCGTCCCGACGGCTGGGGACCGGGACCCTCTGGGTCCTGGTCGTCCTGCTGACCGCCTCGCTGCTGGGCGCGCTCGGTCACGGCACCCTGGTGGCCACCGGCGTCATCGTCGTCCGGCTGGTGATCCTGACGGCGACGGTCGTGCTCGTGCTCCGCGTCGTCCCGGCCCTGCAGTTCCTCGCCTCGATCGTCTGGGCCTGCGCCGTGGTGGCGGCCGTCGCGGCCGTCACCGGGCTGCCCTCCTCCAGCGGTGGCCGGCTCTTCGGGGGCGTGCCGCCGCTGAACCCCAACGAGCTGGCGCTGCTCGCCGGGATCGTCCTGCTCTGGACGGCGTGGCGCACCGTGCTGGGGGAGGCCCGTTGGCGCAACGCGCTGGTGGCCGGCGCCTCCCTCGGCGTGCTGTGGCTCACCGAGTCGCGCACGGCGCTGCTCACCGTGCTGGCCGGGGTCGCCGTGATGGCCCTGCAGCTGCGCCGGGCGCGGGTGGGCCTCGTCGTCGGTGCCCTCGTCGTGGGTGCCCTCGGGTCGCTGGGCGCGGTCCTCACCGGGGCCGTCGCCGGGTTCCTGTCCCGCGACGGCGCGGGGACCAGCACGCTGGAGTCGCGGTTCATCGCCTGGTCGGCCGCCCGGTCGTGGGCGGAGTCCGCCTGGCAGTGGGCCTTCGGCGGCGGGCTGTCGGTCAAGCTGATCCCGGTCGAGGGCCAGTGGTGGAACGAGCAGCTGCTCGACAGCAGCTGGGTGTCCGCACTCGTGCAGGCGGGACTGGTCGGGCTGGGCACCTGTGTCGGCTGGGCGCTGTGGGTGCTGCGCGGCGTGCTGCGCGCCCCCCGCGAGCACCGCGTCCTGTTCTCCGGGCTGGTCGTCTTCCTGCTCGGCCGCAGCGTCCTCGAGAGCGGCCTGTTCGACGCCACCCCCGCCTTCCTGTGCTTCATCGCCGTCTCCCTGCTGGTCGAGGGCGGTTCCCGGTCGCGCGTGCACGCCGAGGCCGCGGCGATCCCCGGTCACGGGGTGGGCCTCCTCGTCCCGCCGGTCGCCGGCCCGACCCGGACTCCCGCGCCCGCGCACTGA
- a CDS encoding adenylyltransferase/cytidyltransferase family protein, giving the protein MYHRIGYTAGVFDLFHIGHLNLLQQARRECSHLIVGVTTDELSRRAKGKTPVIPFAERVRVVESIKYVDEVVAQDSMDKMAAWRDLRFDAVFVGDDWQGSASWDRLEQDFATVDVAIRYFPYTGHTSSTMLRDVLQRL; this is encoded by the coding sequence ATGTACCACCGGATCGGCTACACCGCGGGCGTGTTCGACCTGTTCCACATCGGGCACCTGAACCTGTTGCAGCAGGCCAGGCGGGAGTGCAGTCACCTCATCGTCGGCGTGACGACCGACGAGCTCTCCCGACGGGCCAAGGGGAAGACCCCGGTCATCCCCTTCGCCGAGCGGGTGCGGGTCGTGGAGAGCATCAAGTACGTGGACGAGGTCGTGGCCCAGGACTCCATGGACAAGATGGCCGCCTGGCGCGACCTCCGGTTCGACGCGGTGTTCGTCGGGGACGACTGGCAGGGCTCCGCCTCGTGGGACCGCCTCGAGCAGGACTTCGCCACCGTCGACGTCGCCATCCGGTACTTCCCGTACACCGGGCACACGTCGAGCACGATGCTGCGGGACGTCCTGCAGCGCCTCTGA
- a CDS encoding oligosaccharide flippase family protein — MRLLSSVRTPAAGAVLGQGTQALAGLVLQVAAARYLGAAGLAVFAVGYGLLVLATAVCSGMVGDSLTVLDRTDPPVRAALLGWTASVSGAAALLGAAVASLSGALPLWAGLLAGLATAAFVVEDTLRRLLMATGRFWSLPAVDGTSLVLALGVLAAVGAMGGLTLGSFVVALLVGQTGAALVAWWRLPADERPRGPWRPAAWRTVFDFGVWRALAQTIRPTLLTALRLLVVAVAGAAAYGPVEAARVLTAPTLVLVTGLGSFLLPRFVAMRRQPAAAALRTADRAAVGLALAVAGTGALTVLALPLVGPVVTGNAYAIPVGAVVGWSAYAVGGALLLPYSALATVHRRHRRVLALRSLELLSLAVVLVLVLLVEGGASWAPLALTLGPVLVAVAVRAGVLLPVVRADGAGPRALVATG; from the coding sequence GTGAGGCTGCTGTCGTCGGTGCGCACGCCCGCGGCCGGAGCGGTCCTCGGTCAGGGCACCCAGGCCCTCGCGGGACTGGTCCTCCAGGTCGCCGCGGCCCGGTACCTGGGTGCCGCCGGCCTGGCGGTCTTCGCCGTGGGCTACGGGCTGCTGGTCCTCGCGACCGCGGTGTGCAGCGGCATGGTCGGTGACTCGCTGACCGTGCTGGACCGCACCGACCCGCCGGTCCGGGCCGCCCTGCTCGGCTGGACGGCGTCGGTGTCCGGAGCGGCCGCACTCCTGGGTGCGGCCGTGGCGTCCCTGTCCGGTGCCCTGCCGCTGTGGGCCGGCCTGCTCGCGGGCCTGGCCACCGCCGCCTTCGTCGTCGAGGACACCCTGCGGCGGCTGCTCATGGCCACCGGCCGGTTCTGGTCCCTGCCGGCCGTGGACGGCACGAGCCTGGTGCTGGCCCTGGGCGTCCTCGCCGCGGTGGGCGCGATGGGCGGCCTCACCCTCGGGTCGTTCGTGGTGGCGCTGCTGGTCGGGCAGACCGGAGCCGCGCTGGTCGCCTGGTGGCGGCTCCCCGCCGACGAGCGGCCACGCGGCCCGTGGCGGCCCGCGGCCTGGCGGACGGTCTTCGACTTCGGGGTCTGGCGGGCCCTGGCCCAGACCATCCGGCCGACCCTGCTCACCGCGCTGCGCCTCCTGGTCGTGGCCGTGGCCGGAGCGGCCGCCTACGGCCCGGTCGAGGCCGCCCGGGTGCTCACCGCGCCGACCCTGGTGCTCGTCACCGGCCTCGGGTCCTTCCTGCTGCCGCGCTTCGTGGCCATGCGCCGGCAACCGGCCGCGGCCGCGCTGCGGACCGCCGACCGCGCCGCTGTGGGTCTCGCCCTCGCCGTGGCGGGCACCGGTGCGCTCACCGTCCTGGCCCTCCCGCTCGTCGGTCCCGTGGTCACCGGGAACGCCTACGCCATCCCCGTCGGCGCGGTGGTCGGCTGGTCGGCCTACGCGGTCGGGGGCGCGCTGCTGCTGCCCTACTCGGCGCTGGCGACGGTGCACCGGCGGCACCGCCGGGTGCTGGCCCTCCGGTCGCTGGAGCTCCTCTCGCTGGCCGTCGTCCTGGTCCTGGTGCTCCTGGTCGAGGGCGGCGCGAGCTGGGCGCCGCTGGCGCTCACCCTCGGGCCGGTCCTGGTCGCGGTCGCCGTGCGGGCGGGTGTGCTGCTGCCGGTGGTGCGGGCCGACGGTGCCGGGCCCCGCGCCCTCGTGGCGACCGGCTGA